The genomic interval GCGTCGGCGAATATATCCGAAGGTACTTACGAATCCGCCCGTTGCTCGCGATGATGTTTGGTCTGCCCGGTTTTGCCACCAGGAGGCTCCGGCTAACCTGCTGGATGGCCCTCAGGGTAGTGGTGCTTTTTCCGGAACCGTCGATTCCGACCACCGCTAACCGCAACATAACCGGTTACTTCTTCACCAGACTGATGACCTTTCCGCTTTTGGCTCCGTTCTTTTCCGGTTTCGGCTTGGAGGGAACACGGGAAGCATAAGGCTCGACCCTTTGGATGCGCATGGGGACCGACTGCATCGTGAACTCTTCACCTCGTATTTGCTGGTCATCGAGAATCCAGACGATGCTCTGAAATTCCGAATTGTCGAGACTGAGCGGAAGGATTCGCACTTGCCACCATCCGGGTTTTCGATCCGCGACGATCTCCTCGACGCGGGCGAAAAAACCGGGATTGTGTTGCACATGTATCAGAATAAGATCGTTTTCTACAATCGCCCGAGGGTTTTCCATGATGAGGTCTCTCCGGTTTCTTGGACTTCGTCGTTTTTCTGCTCTTGAGTCTAAAACATGAAAACGGTTAATATCAAAATAATTTGCAGAAGACAAAATGCTCTTTGCGAGATACGCTTAATAATTTAAACGAAAAGGACACCATCCAGATCGGGACTTGGAAACCGGATGGAGTCATTCAGCAACCAAGGAGGAATGGACATGAAGAATAAGGTTACCGTTGTCGGAGCCGGCAACGTGGGAGCGACCACGGCCCAGCGTTTGGCGGAGAAGGGGCTGGCTGATGTAGTATTGATCGACATCCTCGAAGGAGTTCCGAATGGGAAGGCATTGGACCTCGAGGAAGCGTCGCCTGTGGAAAAACATGATTGCCGGCTTGTCGGAAGCAACGACTACAAAGACAGCGAGGGATCCGACATTGCCGTGATAACTGCCGGAATTCCGAGAAAACCGGGCATGAGCCGCGACGATTTGATACAGACCAACGCGGGAATTGTAAAGAAGGTGGTCGAGCAGCTCGCCAAGTATTCTCCGAATGCCGTCTTGATCGTTGTGAGCAATCCCCTAGATGCCATGTGCCATGTGGCTTATAATGTGAGTGGATTTCCAAAGGAACACGTTATCGGGATGGCGGGAGTGCTGGACTCGGCCCGATTCCGTCTGTTTATCGCCCGAGAGCTGGATGTGAGCGTGGAGAATACGCATGCGTTCGTGCTGGGTGGTCATGGTGACACGATGGTGCCTCTGCCACGCTACTCGACCGTGGCCGGCATTCCGATTACCGAACTTTTATCC from Deltaproteobacteria bacterium carries:
- the mdh gene encoding malate dehydrogenase, giving the protein MKNKVTVVGAGNVGATTAQRLAEKGLADVVLIDILEGVPNGKALDLEEASPVEKHDCRLVGSNDYKDSEGSDIAVITAGIPRKPGMSRDDLIQTNAGIVKKVVEQLAKYSPNAVLIVVSNPLDAMCHVAYNVSGFPKEHVIGMAGVLDSARFRLFIARELDVSVENTHAFVLGGHGDTMVPLPRYSTVAGIPITELLSQERIDAMVQRTRQGGAEIVQLLKTGSAYYAPASSAVEMVESILKDRKKILPCAAYLEGEYGIDGLFIGVPVKLGTGGIEQIIEIRLTEKEAAELKHSADAVQGLKDLLKQMGY